The following are encoded together in the Acidobacteriota bacterium genome:
- a CDS encoding Do family serine endopeptidase has product MSSRKTTLFYSLLIMVASLAVGMVIASRLDLAPASSAQTMAAPPMNSAPLSGPVDAATFRNIAKAMSPAVVNIRSTSTQRAAEMTEFFGGGNDDLLERFFGGGGQGQGGRPPQQRPRRDQETQSAGTGFVISKDGYILTNNHVVEGASKIEVNFLGEENDIFHEAKVIGRDPLTDSALIQLIEPKKDLVEVKFGDSSKMEPGDWVMAIGNPFGLSHTVSVGVISATARSFPIAEQRSADVLQTDAAINPGNSGGPLLNARGEVIGINTAIYTDSRNAGNIGIGFAIPINNVRELIPQLRTGKVTRGVIGVQVTLVPTEALAEFGLKERKGALVSAVTRGQPAAKAGVEPGDVIIEFNGKPVKNRDELVATVVATRPGTTVPLKVMRDREERTLNITVGELNLEDEGNRAAATRETTVEPDEQASQGFGLTLTALTPDVLRRLRLSADTVGVLVSDVEQGSTAFRQGLARGDIITQVNRRPVRTPQEAGRALAQVPSGGTAFLLVMRQGQEQFFTVRKE; this is encoded by the coding sequence ATGTCGAGCCGGAAAACGACGCTGTTCTATTCGCTTCTGATCATGGTGGCATCGCTCGCGGTGGGTATGGTCATTGCCTCCCGCCTTGACCTGGCGCCGGCTTCGTCCGCCCAGACCATGGCCGCGCCGCCCATGAACAGCGCCCCGCTCAGCGGCCCGGTCGATGCCGCCACCTTCCGCAACATCGCCAAGGCCATGAGCCCGGCGGTGGTCAACATCCGCAGCACGTCGACGCAGCGCGCCGCGGAGATGACGGAGTTCTTTGGCGGCGGCAACGACGACCTGCTGGAGCGTTTCTTCGGCGGCGGTGGCCAGGGCCAGGGCGGCCGTCCGCCGCAGCAACGGCCGCGGCGTGACCAGGAGACCCAGTCGGCCGGCACCGGCTTTGTGATCAGCAAGGACGGCTACATCCTCACCAACAACCACGTGGTCGAGGGTGCCAGCAAGATCGAGGTCAACTTCCTCGGCGAAGAGAACGACATCTTCCACGAGGCCAAGGTCATTGGCCGCGACCCGCTGACCGACAGCGCGCTGATTCAACTGATCGAGCCGAAGAAGGACCTGGTCGAGGTCAAGTTTGGCGACTCGTCGAAGATGGAGCCCGGCGACTGGGTCATGGCCATCGGCAATCCGTTCGGCCTGTCACACACCGTCAGCGTCGGCGTGATCAGCGCCACCGCGCGCTCGTTCCCGATCGCCGAACAGCGCTCCGCCGACGTACTGCAGACCGACGCCGCCATCAACCCCGGCAACTCGGGCGGCCCGCTGCTGAACGCGCGCGGCGAAGTGATCGGCATCAACACCGCCATCTACACCGACTCGCGTAACGCCGGCAACATCGGCATTGGCTTTGCCATCCCGATCAACAACGTGCGCGAGCTGATTCCCCAGCTGCGCACCGGCAAGGTCACCCGCGGCGTCATCGGCGTGCAGGTCACGCTGGTGCCGACCGAGGCACTGGCCGAGTTCGGCCTCAAGGAGCGCAAGGGCGCGCTGGTCAGCGCCGTCACGCGCGGCCAGCCGGCGGCCAAGGCCGGCGTCGAGCCGGGCGACGTGATCATCGAGTTCAACGGCAAGCCGGTCAAGAACCGCGACGAACTGGTCGCCACCGTCGTCGCCACCAGGCCCGGCACCACCGTGCCGCTGAAGGTCATGCGCGATCGCGAGGAGCGCACCTTGAACATCACCGTCGGCGAACTGAACCTCGAAGACGAAGGCAACCGCGCGGCGGCGACCCGCGAGACCACCGTGGAACCGGACGAGCAGGCCTCCCAGGGTTTTGGCCTGACGCTGACCGCGCTGACGCCTGACGTGCTGCGCCGCCTCCGCCTGTCGGCCGACACGGTCGGCGTGCTCGTGTCCGACGTCGAGCAGGGCAGCACGGCGTTCCGCCAGGGTCTGGCGCGCGGCGACATCATCACCCAGGTCAACCGCCGCCCGGTGCGGACGCCACAAGAGGCGGGCCGCGCGCTGGCCCAGGTGCCCTCGGGCGGCACGGCGTTCCTGCTGGTGATGCGCCAGGGCCAGGAGCAGTTCTTCACCGTCCGCAAGGAATAA
- a CDS encoding VWA domain-containing protein encodes MKTPALLCGLIMAVVAVGGPVQGQASQPAVPAQPAAPQQPPITFRAEINYVEVDARVLDAQGKFIPGLTPADFQVLEDGKPQQVTAFSLVNLPVERMERPLFASRPIEPDVRNNLQAADGRIYLIVLDDLHTNPLRSNRTKAAARQFIERYIGSNDMAAVVFTGGRADAAQDFTTNQRLLLQAVDKFMGQKLRSSTMNKIDDYNRNAGSPMAGEKPTDLDDRERGYQARNALDTVRNLSQYLGDIRGRRKALVLFSEGVDYDINDVFNNSDATMVMDATRDLIAAATRANVAVYGVDPRGLATAGDDMISIQSFPDDTSLGLGAGAIFNEVRLGQDSLRVLSEETGGFAVVNRNDFATAFQRIVDDNSAYYVMGYYSTNDRRDGRFRKIEVKLNNKPGLVVRARKGYVAPRGRAPEAKPATANSASPELRDAIESPLPLPGLPLSMTAAVFKGPAPKGSVVISTLVNGSTLPFAEADGMFKNDLEVMAMATDEKGKTTYSDRNTVNLSMKPDSASRVKASGFRVIQSMDLAPGRYQLRVAVRESQTLKAGSVTFDLEVPDFAKRPLSMSNLALTSAMSGIAPTVRPKDPLEKLLPGPLSSYREFPTQDEIALFAEVYDTIKPSHKVAITATVKAEGGQTVFQTSEERDSTERGAGAGGYGFLARVPLKDLAPALYVLRVEATASIGDRATTAQEVVFRVAGQPAAVLQSAPAPVETVARESSSGVDEARQAVVNSAGEWTALWREHDGRRPPPAVDFNTRTVLAIFLGSRPSAGYAVEIVGIRTDAAGLVVEWRERAPERGMVAAQVMTSPGHIVSVPKVTGPVRFEKAVK; translated from the coding sequence ATGAAGACACCAGCACTTCTTTGCGGGCTGATCATGGCAGTGGTTGCCGTCGGCGGCCCGGTCCAGGGACAGGCAAGCCAACCAGCAGTGCCCGCCCAGCCGGCGGCGCCGCAGCAACCGCCCATTACGTTCCGTGCCGAGATTAATTACGTCGAGGTCGACGCGCGCGTACTCGACGCGCAAGGCAAGTTCATCCCCGGCCTCACCCCAGCCGATTTTCAGGTGCTCGAAGACGGCAAGCCGCAGCAGGTCACCGCGTTCTCACTCGTCAACCTGCCGGTCGAGCGGATGGAGCGGCCGCTGTTTGCCTCGAGGCCGATCGAGCCGGACGTGCGCAACAACCTGCAGGCGGCCGACGGCCGGATCTACCTGATCGTGCTCGACGACCTCCATACCAATCCGCTGCGGTCGAACCGCACCAAGGCCGCCGCGCGCCAGTTTATCGAGCGCTACATCGGCAGCAACGACATGGCGGCCGTGGTGTTCACCGGCGGCCGCGCCGACGCCGCCCAGGATTTCACCACCAACCAGCGGCTGTTGCTGCAGGCGGTCGATAAGTTCATGGGGCAGAAGCTGCGCTCGTCGACCATGAACAAGATCGACGACTACAACCGGAACGCCGGCTCGCCGATGGCCGGTGAGAAGCCGACCGACCTGGACGACCGCGAGCGCGGCTACCAGGCCCGCAACGCCCTCGACACCGTTCGTAACCTGTCGCAGTACCTGGGCGACATCCGCGGCCGCCGCAAGGCGCTGGTGCTGTTCAGCGAAGGCGTCGATTACGACATCAACGACGTGTTCAACAACTCCGACGCGACCATGGTGATGGATGCCACGCGCGACCTGATCGCCGCGGCAACGCGCGCCAACGTGGCGGTCTACGGGGTCGACCCGCGCGGGCTGGCGACCGCCGGCGACGACATGATTTCGATCCAGTCGTTCCCGGATGACACGTCGCTTGGCCTCGGCGCCGGCGCGATCTTCAACGAGGTGCGGCTCGGCCAGGACAGCCTGCGCGTGCTGTCGGAAGAGACCGGCGGCTTCGCCGTGGTCAACCGCAACGACTTTGCCACCGCCTTTCAGCGCATTGTCGACGACAACAGCGCGTACTACGTGATGGGTTACTACTCGACCAACGATCGGCGCGACGGGCGCTTTCGCAAGATCGAGGTCAAGCTGAACAACAAGCCCGGCCTGGTGGTCCGCGCCCGCAAGGGCTACGTCGCGCCGCGCGGCCGCGCGCCGGAAGCCAAGCCAGCCACCGCCAACTCGGCGTCGCCCGAACTGCGCGACGCCATCGAAAGTCCGCTGCCGCTGCCCGGCCTCCCGCTCAGCATGACCGCGGCCGTGTTCAAGGGCCCGGCGCCCAAGGGCTCGGTGGTCATTTCGACCCTGGTTAACGGCAGCACGCTGCCGTTCGCCGAAGCCGACGGCATGTTCAAGAACGACCTCGAAGTGATGGCGATGGCCACCGACGAGAAGGGCAAGACGACCTACAGCGATCGCAACACCGTGAACCTGAGCATGAAGCCCGACTCGGCCAGCCGCGTGAAGGCCAGCGGCTTCCGCGTGATCCAGTCGATGGATCTCGCCCCGGGCCGCTACCAGCTACGGGTGGCGGTGCGGGAAAGCCAGACCCTGAAAGCCGGTTCGGTGACCTTCGATCTCGAGGTGCCCGACTTCGCCAAGCGGCCGCTGTCGATGAGCAACCTCGCCCTGACCTCGGCCATGAGCGGGATCGCGCCGACCGTCCGGCCCAAGGATCCCCTGGAGAAACTGCTGCCCGGGCCGCTGTCGAGCTATCGTGAGTTCCCGACGCAGGATGAGATCGCCCTGTTCGCCGAGGTCTACGACACGATCAAGCCGTCCCACAAGGTGGCGATCACCGCGACCGTGAAGGCGGAAGGCGGCCAAACCGTGTTCCAGACGTCCGAGGAGCGCGATAGCACCGAGCGGGGCGCCGGCGCCGGCGGCTACGGCTTCCTGGCGCGCGTGCCACTCAAGGACCTGGCGCCCGCCCTGTACGTGCTGCGCGTCGAAGCCACGGCGTCGATCGGAGACCGCGCGACGACCGCCCAGGAAGTGGTCTTCCGCGTGGCCGGCCAGCCGGCCGCGGTCTTGCAGTCCGCGCCGGCCCCGGTCGAGACCGTGGCGCGCGAGTCGTCCAGCGGGGTCGACGAGGCGCGGCAGGCGGTCGTCAACTCGGCCGGCGAGTGGACGGCGCTGTGGCGGGAGCACGACGGCCGCCGACCGCCGCCGGCCGTCGACTTCAACACCCGCACCGTGCTCGCCATATTCCTCGGCTCGCGGCCGTCGGCCGGCTACGCCGTGGAGATCGTCGGCATCCGCACTGACGCCGCCGGCCTGGTGGTCGAGTGGCGCGAGCGCGCGCCCGAGCGCGGCATGGTGGCGGCGCAGGTCATGACCTCGCCCGGGCACATCGTCTCGGTGCCGAAGGTGACCGGCCCGGTCAGGTTCGAGAAGGCCGTGAAGTGA
- a CDS encoding class IV adenylate cyclase, giving the protein MALEREIKLRFSSAEEARTKILALGAAPLHGRRLQEDALLDTEDETLRRQRSTLRVRSEGGKSLLTFKGPILPGVIKVREEHETIVADGIVLLAILEGLGLHIWFRYEKYREEFEADDVVMAVDETPVGVFVELEGGEAAIHATAAALGFAPAEYITDSYRFLFLQHREANGLSGADMVFAATE; this is encoded by the coding sequence ATGGCGCTCGAGCGCGAGATCAAGCTTCGTTTCAGTAGTGCCGAAGAGGCACGAACGAAGATTCTCGCGCTCGGCGCAGCGCCGCTGCACGGCCGCCGGCTCCAGGAAGACGCGCTGCTCGATACCGAAGACGAGACGCTGCGCCGGCAGCGTTCGACGCTGCGGGTGCGGTCCGAAGGCGGCAAGAGCCTGCTCACGTTCAAGGGGCCCATCCTGCCCGGCGTCATCAAGGTCCGCGAAGAACACGAGACCATCGTTGCCGACGGCATCGTCCTGCTGGCCATTCTCGAGGGCCTCGGCCTGCACATCTGGTTTCGCTACGAGAAGTACCGCGAGGAGTTCGAGGCAGACGATGTGGTGATGGCGGTGGACGAGACGCCGGTCGGCGTGTTCGTGGAACTCGAGGGCGGCGAGGCGGCCATTCACGCCACGGCGGCGGCGCTCGGCTTCGCGCCGGCCGAGTACATCACCGACTCGTATCGGTTCCTGTTCTTGCAGCATCGCGAGGCGAACGGCCTGTCCGGCGCCGACATGGTGTTCGCCGCCACCGAATGA
- a CDS encoding M24 family metallopeptidase, producing MPMNVAAVQEALRAHGLDAWLLYDFQGSNPVSYRMAGMGGAGHLATRRWFYLIPASGEPRALVHAIERYNLDHLPGTKTVYAGREQLEAGLGGLLKGLARVAMEYSPRCAIPYVSRVDAGTVELVRGFGVEVVSSGDLIQQFEAYWNEAAIATHRKASEALYRIKDRAFESVTRRLRDGVPTTEFDIQQQMVGWFGDEGLVADSAPCVSAQENAGNPHYLASATEHRVIRKDELVLLDLWGKLAEPAAVYADITWIGFVGTNVPDRMTKAFAAICGARDAAVEVVQAAAGAGRDVRGFEADRAARKVLQDAGFGDAILHRTGHSLGENVHGNGAHLDDYETHDERRLLPGSGFTIEPGLYFKDFGVRTEINMVWTSAGPEVTGPRQSAIIALV from the coding sequence ATGCCCATGAACGTGGCCGCTGTCCAGGAGGCCCTTCGCGCCCACGGCCTCGACGCCTGGCTTCTGTACGACTTCCAGGGCTCCAATCCCGTGTCCTACCGCATGGCCGGCATGGGCGGCGCCGGGCACCTGGCCACACGGCGCTGGTTCTACCTGATTCCGGCCAGCGGCGAACCGCGGGCGCTGGTGCATGCCATCGAGCGCTACAACCTCGACCACTTGCCCGGCACCAAGACCGTGTACGCCGGCCGCGAGCAACTGGAAGCCGGCCTCGGGGGCCTCCTGAAGGGCCTCGCGCGCGTCGCCATGGAGTACTCGCCGCGCTGCGCCATCCCGTACGTATCGCGCGTGGATGCCGGCACCGTTGAACTGGTGCGCGGCTTCGGCGTCGAGGTCGTGTCATCGGGCGACCTGATCCAGCAGTTCGAGGCCTACTGGAACGAGGCGGCGATCGCCACGCACCGAAAGGCCTCCGAGGCGCTGTACCGCATCAAGGACCGCGCCTTCGAATCGGTCACCCGCCGCCTGCGCGACGGCGTCCCGACCACCGAATTCGACATCCAGCAGCAGATGGTCGGCTGGTTCGGCGATGAAGGCCTGGTCGCGGATTCGGCCCCGTGCGTCTCGGCGCAGGAAAACGCCGGCAACCCCCATTACCTGGCGTCGGCCACCGAGCATCGGGTGATTCGCAAGGATGAGTTGGTGCTGCTCGACTTGTGGGGCAAGCTGGCTGAGCCGGCCGCGGTCTACGCCGATATCACCTGGATTGGTTTTGTTGGGACCAACGTGCCGGATCGCATGACGAAGGCGTTTGCGGCCATTTGCGGCGCCCGCGATGCCGCGGTCGAGGTGGTCCAGGCTGCGGCCGGCGCCGGGCGCGACGTCCGCGGCTTCGAGGCCGACCGGGCCGCTCGGAAGGTGTTGCAGGACGCGGGATTTGGCGACGCCATCCTGCACCGCACCGGCCATAGCCTCGGCGAAAACGTCCATGGTAATGGCGCCCACCTCGACGATTACGAAACCCACGACGAGCGGCGCTTGTTGCCCGGCAGTGGATTTACGATTGAGCCGGGTCTCTATTTCAAGGATTTTGGGGTTCGCACCGAGATCAACATGGTCTGGACCAGCGCCGGCCCCGAAGTCACCGGGCCTCGCCAGTCGGCCATCATCGCGTTAGTCTAG
- a CDS encoding sugar phosphate nucleotidyltransferase: protein MSNLSRWPALVLTAGLATRLQPLSHVRAKAALPVAGEALVVRILRSLRAAGVTRVVLNLHHRSETITREVGDGSALDLSVRYSWETEVLGSAGGPARAMPLLEADRFLIVNGDTLADVDLAALAAQHVDTNALVTMAVVDADPRYNAILADDSGVVTGFKKSTPGTAGTVGTVGTVGTVGTVGTVGTVGTVGTLGTFHFIGVQAVNAAAFAGVSPSARSETVHGMYPDLIAQRPGRLRVMRTTAEFFDIGTPRDYLDTSLKLTAREGRAPDRGHGCAIAADAALTDTILWNNVSIGAGASLTRCIAADGVTVPAGAKHVDCSLVMRDNKLTAEPFEPLNL, encoded by the coding sequence ATGAGTAATTTATCGCGATGGCCGGCGCTGGTACTCACCGCCGGCCTCGCCACTCGCCTGCAGCCGCTGTCACACGTCCGCGCCAAGGCGGCGCTGCCGGTCGCCGGCGAGGCGCTGGTGGTGCGGATTCTGCGTTCGCTGCGCGCCGCGGGCGTCACCAGGGTCGTCCTCAACCTGCATCACCGCTCCGAAACCATCACGCGTGAAGTGGGCGACGGGTCGGCGCTGGACTTGTCAGTCCGCTACTCGTGGGAGACCGAGGTGCTGGGATCGGCCGGCGGCCCGGCGCGGGCCATGCCGTTGCTCGAGGCGGACCGCTTTCTGATCGTCAACGGCGATACGCTCGCGGATGTCGACCTCGCCGCGCTGGCCGCGCAGCATGTTGACACCAACGCCCTGGTCACCATGGCGGTGGTGGATGCCGACCCTCGCTACAACGCGATCCTGGCCGATGACAGCGGCGTCGTGACAGGCTTCAAAAAGAGCACCCCAGGCACCGCAGGCACCGTAGGCACCGTAGGCACCGTAGGCACCGTAGGCACCGTAGGCACCGTAGGCACCGTAGGCACCGTAGGCACCTTAGGCACTTTTCATTTCATTGGCGTGCAGGCCGTGAACGCCGCGGCGTTTGCAGGCGTCAGTCCGTCGGCGCGATCCGAGACGGTCCACGGGATGTATCCGGACCTCATCGCGCAACGTCCCGGCCGCCTGCGCGTGATGCGAACCACCGCCGAGTTCTTCGACATCGGCACGCCGCGCGACTACCTGGATACCTCGTTGAAGCTGACCGCCCGAGAGGGCCGCGCCCCGGACCGGGGCCATGGCTGCGCCATCGCAGCCGACGCGGCGCTGACCGACACCATTCTCTGGAACAACGTGAGCATCGGCGCCGGCGCCTCACTCACCCGCTGCATCGCCGCCGACGGCGTCACCGTTCCGGCCGGTGCGAAGCATGTCGATTGCTCGCTCGTAATGCGCGACAATAAGTTGACCGCCGAACCTTTCGAACCCCTGAACCTCTGA